Genomic window (Streptococcus porcinus):
CAAGTTGTTCAAAGCGAGCATGACGTGTAATGACTGGTCGATTTTCATAAAGGGTATAAGTCAACTCTAATAGCGTCTGAGAATAATCATCTCGCAACAGAACTTTCAGTGTCTCTGCTTCCTCATCATTATCAACATAGGTTGAGGGCAAACCTTCTAAAGCGGGCTTCCCTTTTTGAATCTGAAAATCATAAAACTTGAAATCTGATAAACGACTTCCATCCTTTGTCTTGATCATAAAAGCAGCATCTGCATAATCGCCTGTTCCAAACGAAGGGTATTCTTGACGAGTGTGTTGTAATGAAAACGTTGGTTCTTTTTCCGATACAAAGGAAGTCAATGAACGGTATTCACCTTCTATAAATTGTAAGTAAGATTCCTCAGGATTAACTCGTTTACCATAGTAAAGGTGGCCCAGTTGGCCATTAGATAAGACACAAAAAACATAGCTCACTTTGTTATTGTAAAGATGAAATTCTTTGGTTTTAGGGTTAAATTTAATTGACATATTTTACTCCTATAATTTTCCTCCAGAGGAAGCAACGCCCTGAATAAATTGTTTTTGAAAAATAAGATAAATAATTACCATTGGCCAAATCGCCAAAACACTAGCAGCCATTAATTGTGGATAATTAGTTGCATATGCTCCTTGGATTTTTGATAAGGCACTTGATAAGGTTGCTGATTCTGCTTCTGAATTGATAATTAATGGCCACAACAAATCTTTAAATGCAAATAAAGCAGTGAAGATGGCTAAAGCTATTAGACCGGACTTAGCAAGTGGCAGCATAATCTTAAAAAATGTCTGTCCTATATTGCAACCATCCAGCTCCGCAGCTTCTTCTAATTCTTTAGGTAAACTTACAAAAAATTGTCTTAATAGGAATGTGCCAAAAGCTGACACTAAACCTGGAAAAACTAGAGCAAAAACAGTATTTCGCATACCGAGGCTATTAATCATAAGATATTGCGGAATAACAAATAGTTGTGGAGGAACCATCATTTGGAAAAGTACTAGACCAAATAAGAAATTTCTACCGGGAAAGCGTAGGCGAGCGAAAGCATATGCTGCCATTGCACTGAATAAAACTGAACTGATAATTCGCCATAACATCATTAAAATCGTATTGATGTATAAAATAACGAAATTATTTTGTCGAATAACTTCTGAATAGTTACTAAACTGCCAAATATGTGGAAAAATTTTGAATGGATTCATTTGAGTAGATTCCGATACTGTTTTAAAGGAAGTTAAAATCATCCATATAAATGGTACTACCATTCCTAAGGCAATAAAAATAAGAAATAAATGTAGCCCTAACTTTGAAAAATATTTTTTTGACTTCATGTCTGCCCCTTTCTAGTGATAGTGAACCCATTTCTTCTGTACCTTCATCTGAATACCAGTAATAAGCATAATAATGATGAGTAAGAGCATCACAATCGTTGCACCATAGCCTCTGTCAGCATATTTAAAGGACTGATTATAAAAAAGGTAAACTAAAGAAACTGTGTTTTGATATGCTGGACTAGTCACACTTTGAACCATATAAATAGAGTCAAAAACCTGCATCGATGAAATGATATTGGTTACAATGACAAAAAACAAGGTAGGCGAAACTAGAGGCAATGTGATATAGAAAAACTGTTTTATCGAACTTGCACCATCTATGACTGCAACTTCATAATAATCTTTTGGAATCTCTTGGAGCCCAGCCAAAATCAATATCATTCCGTAGCCTACTGAACTCCAAATACCAATAATAGCAATCGAGTACATAGCTATTTTAGGATCCTTCAACCAATCAATAGCACCAATTCCTATTTTAGATAACATAAAATTGATTAATCCAAAATCCTCGTTATAAAGCCATTTCCAAACCATAGTTACTGCTGCAGGAGCTGCTACCATTGGTAAAAAGTAAATTGTTCTATAGAGATGCTTACCTTTGATATTTGCATTCAAAATACTTGCTAATATTAGAGCTAGAATGACCATTATAGGAACTACCAATAATGTATATAGAATTGTGTTCCAGGTTGCTTGCCAGACTTGGTGATCCTCTAGTAATCGTTTATAATTTGCTAACCCAATAAATATATCTCCTCTCCCAAAATCCCCACTTTTAAAAAAACTCATCTTTAGAGTTTGTAGAATAGGGATAATATTCAGGATAACTAAACCAATGATGGTCGGTGCTACAAATAGTAAGCCCCAAAAAGTTTGTTTTCGTTTTTTATAATTTTTCATTGCCTCATCTCCTATCAAAAACTGGAGAAGATTTTTCAATTTTCTCCAGCTTTAAATAAATGGCTATTTTTCTGACTTTAATTCTTCATTCATCATTTTAGCTGTTTTCTCGGCTGCTTTTTCGACAGATTCTTTCCCAAGGTAAGCCGGTTTTAGGGTTTCATATGCTTTATCTTCCCACTTGGTCGTCGCATTTGAGTATGGACGAATTTGAGCGTAGTCCAACATATCAATAAAGTGTTTTATCTTAAAGTTCTTGTTGGAATCTACCCAAGTATCCGATGTCCCTTTATAAGCAGAGATTGCAACACCAAGTTTAGCTTGCATAACTTGGCCTTCTTTTGAGCTTAGGTACTCTACCCATTTCCATGATTCTTTAGGATGTTTCGTATTAGCAGAGATTGCATTCCCTAGACCATTAAATATAGTTGCTCGTTTTTCTCCTTTTGGCAAAACAGCAACATCAACGTTTGCCTTAATATAATCATTTTGACTAAAAGAACTTAAGTTCCAAGAGCCAAAGTAACCCATCGCAACTTGCCCATTCTCAAGAGCTTCCACGCTGGCCTTATCATCAGTAACCTTAGGGGATAGCCCTTCATCTACAAAACTATTGTAGAACTTAAGAGCTTCCACAGTTTTAGGATCGTCATATCCGGATTTTTTATCTTTAGTGATGATGGTTCCACCATTTTGATAGACAAAATTATAATATCCTGACTGATTCTGTAAAGGAGCAAGGAACCCATATTGATGTTTATCTGCTTTTGTCAGACGTTTAGCGTTCTCTTTCAATGTCTGCCAATCCCAAGTTTCGTCCGGATATTTAATACCAGCTTCATCGAACATTTTTTTATTATACCAAAGGCCTATCGTATCAAAATCTTTAGGAATGGCGTATTGGTGGCCCTTAATAGCATAAATAGAGGTCAAATCTTTAGGAAAATGACTTAATGATACCATCTTGCTAGACTTAATATAATCATCAAGATTTAGCAACATTTCGTTAGCACCATAACGGTAGATTTCATTTGAATGCATCCAGAAAGTATCAGGTAATGAACCTCCTGTTGCACCAGCTTCCAGCATCGTCCAGTAAGTGTCCCAGGAAACAACCTGAATATCCACTTTAATTTTTGGATTTTTTTCTTCAAATTTATCAGCTATTTTACGAATCCCAGGTTCTTGACCTGAATCCCAAATAGCATATGAGATGGTTGTTTTTCCATCTTTTGGTGTAGAACTTTCTGTTTGTTTTTTATCCTTATCTGAACAAGCAGCTAAAGATAAGCCTAAACTAAAGAGTAGAATACCTAAGCCTAACTTTCTCATTTTCATTTTCGTCTTCCTCCTGAAAATCGAATATATTTATGTTATATTCATTATAGAATGTAACCGCTTCCTTTTGAATCTCTTGTTTTGACTTCCTTTATATTAAGTTGCGTTTTTTTTAGATTTCCTCAAATAAAATGTCACAAATACAAATATTTTTGGTAAAATGAGTTTATCATTCACGAAAGAGGATACATATGTCAACTCCAAAATTTTTCCTATTTAATAACACATCATATATGGATTTTTATCCTATACAGTTTGGATACGAAGATTGTGATCCCTTTCATTCCTTTGGACCTTCTGTTAGAAAACATTATATTTTCCATTACATTACTGAAGGGGAAGGAACATTATATATTAGTGAAGCTAATAAACATTATGTTCTTAAAGCGGGACAAGGATTTTTAATTCCTCCTCATCTTATTTCCAGTTATGAGGCAGATGCTGATAATCCTTGGTCATATATGTGGATTGAATTCAGCGGTATTAAAGCTTACCATTATATCCAACAAGCAGGACTGGATAAGGGGCATTACGTTTTTGAGCAATCAAAACCTCCAAAAGAAAGTTTAGTATACAATTATTTAAAAGAGCTAATTGATGGTCATGATAAACGCTCTTCATATATCATTGCTAAAACCTATCTATTTATTGATGCCTTAATTGAAGAGTCTCAATCACAAACTGTTACTTCTCATGACGATATCAAAGAATTCTACATCAGAGAGGCATTGAATTTTATAGAACGAAATTATGAAAATAATATTTCCGTTGAAATTATTGCTAACCATTGTAATCTAAACAGACATTATTTTAGTAGGCTTTTCAAAGAAAAGATGAATATTTCCCCACAAACCTTTTTAATTTCTTATCGACTAAGTAAATCCTGCGAACTATTAAGGCATACCAACATGTCTTTACAAGAAATTGCTGAAGCAGTCGGGTATTCCAATCAGTTTAATTTTTCAACTGCGTTCAAACGTCATTACAATTTGTCACCACTCCATTGGCGAAAACACCATAGTTAATATTTCCTATTTCCCTAGTTATCAATTCCTCCCATTTTTCATTAATAGAATAGATACTGAAAAAAGCTTCCTTAACCCTATCCTCTAAGGAAGCTTTTTTCTATTGTTACACTTTAGCTAGCACTTATATCAGAATAAAATAGGTACTAAAAACTTATTGCTAATTTATAAATGTAATAAGTATTTAACTGACAATCAGTAATTCTAAAGTATAATATATAATTTACTTAGCGCTTTTCAAGACAAGAAAATAAAAAACAAGGCAGGTCGCTCACAACCTCCTTGCCCCTAAAAACATGCTCATATATACTTGTCTATTCAAAATCTTCACGTCAAATACTGTCCAGCCTTTACTTTAGTATTCCCAAAACGCTAAGCAATCATCACTCAAGAAAATATAAAAAATAAAACTAATGACAAATCGAATAATACATCTAGAAAGAAGATAAATTAAGAAAGTTAATTTACGACTTCTTCTCACTTATTTCAATTTATCATGTTCATAGACATGATCTAGTTCAAGTCCTTCAAAAGCTTGCTGTCTAAGTGCTTCGTAAACAATCATGCAAACCGTATTCGAAAGATTTAAACTCCTAACGTGTTCATCGTTCATGGGTATACGTAGCGCTTTTTCAGGATATTTTCTCATAAATGCTTCGGGTAACCCCTTATCTTCGCGTCCAAACAAAAAGTAATGTCTCTGACCATCATCAAAATGTTCATCAGAATAGACCTTACTTGCAAATTTACTAATCAGATGCAATTGACCATCACACTTATCTAAAAAGTCTTCTAGATTATCATAAAAACGAACATCCAATTTTTCCCAATAATCAAGTCCTGCACGTCTCATCTTACGATCATCAATAGGGAAACCCATAGGTTTAATAATATGTAATGGTGCATTTGTAGCAGCACAAGTTCGAGCAATATTCCCAGTATTTTGAGGAATTTGGGGTTCAAAAAGTACAATATGGTTTTTAGAATTTACTTCTCGGTATTGGCTATGTTCAATATCAACTGTCATCATCTTTCCTCTTTTACTCATCAAAAAACCACACTGCCCGGAGTTAAACTCAGCAGACAATGTGGTTGGTGGTGATTCATTAACTTAAATCATAACAGGTTTGATTTAAACCAACGAATGCTTATTTTTTATTATAACACTTTAACAATCCTTGTCAATGCTTTTATTTGAAAAACAACTGTTTTTAGTGCTTACGATTGCGTTTGAGACTAAAATAGTCAGGAACAGGATCATCTCCACCGTCCACAAAAGGATGACAACGGAAAATACGAGCGATTCCCATCAATACCCCCTTTATACCATGTTTCTCAATAGCCTGAATCAT
Coding sequences:
- a CDS encoding AraC family transcriptional regulator; amino-acid sequence: MSTPKFFLFNNTSYMDFYPIQFGYEDCDPFHSFGPSVRKHYIFHYITEGEGTLYISEANKHYVLKAGQGFLIPPHLISSYEADADNPWSYMWIEFSGIKAYHYIQQAGLDKGHYVFEQSKPPKESLVYNYLKELIDGHDKRSSYIIAKTYLFIDALIEESQSQTVTSHDDIKEFYIREALNFIERNYENNISVEIIANHCNLNRHYFSRLFKEKMNISPQTFLISYRLSKSCELLRHTNMSLQEIAEAVGYSNQFNFSTAFKRHYNLSPLHWRKHHS
- a CDS encoding carbohydrate ABC transporter permease — protein: MKSKKYFSKLGLHLFLIFIALGMVVPFIWMILTSFKTVSESTQMNPFKIFPHIWQFSNYSEVIRQNNFVILYINTILMMLWRIISSVLFSAMAAYAFARLRFPGRNFLFGLVLFQMMVPPQLFVIPQYLMINSLGMRNTVFALVFPGLVSAFGTFLLRQFFVSLPKELEEAAELDGCNIGQTFFKIMLPLAKSGLIALAIFTALFAFKDLLWPLIINSEAESATLSSALSKIQGAYATNYPQLMAASVLAIWPMVIIYLIFQKQFIQGVASSGGKL
- the yidD gene encoding membrane protein insertion efficiency factor YidD — its product is MIKAFLIYVVRLYQRFISPLFPPSCRYRPTCSTYMIQAIEKHGIKGVLMGIARIFRCHPFVDGGDDPVPDYFSLKRNRKH
- a CDS encoding carbohydrate ABC transporter permease produces the protein MKNYKKRKQTFWGLLFVAPTIIGLVILNIIPILQTLKMSFFKSGDFGRGDIFIGLANYKRLLEDHQVWQATWNTILYTLLVVPIMVILALILASILNANIKGKHLYRTIYFLPMVAAPAAVTMVWKWLYNEDFGLINFMLSKIGIGAIDWLKDPKIAMYSIAIIGIWSSVGYGMILILAGLQEIPKDYYEVAVIDGASSIKQFFYITLPLVSPTLFFVIVTNIISSMQVFDSIYMVQSVTSPAYQNTVSLVYLFYNQSFKYADRGYGATIVMLLLIIIMLITGIQMKVQKKWVHYH
- a CDS encoding ABC transporter substrate-binding protein, producing MKMRKLGLGILLFSLGLSLAACSDKDKKQTESSTPKDGKTTISYAIWDSGQEPGIRKIADKFEEKNPKIKVDIQVVSWDTYWTMLEAGATGGSLPDTFWMHSNEIYRYGANEMLLNLDDYIKSSKMVSLSHFPKDLTSIYAIKGHQYAIPKDFDTIGLWYNKKMFDEAGIKYPDETWDWQTLKENAKRLTKADKHQYGFLAPLQNQSGYYNFVYQNGGTIITKDKKSGYDDPKTVEALKFYNSFVDEGLSPKVTDDKASVEALENGQVAMGYFGSWNLSSFSQNDYIKANVDVAVLPKGEKRATIFNGLGNAISANTKHPKESWKWVEYLSSKEGQVMQAKLGVAISAYKGTSDTWVDSNKNFKIKHFIDMLDYAQIRPYSNATTKWEDKAYETLKPAYLGKESVEKAAEKTAKMMNEELKSEK
- a CDS encoding tRNA (cytidine(34)-2'-O)-methyltransferase yields the protein MTVDIEHSQYREVNSKNHIVLFEPQIPQNTGNIARTCAATNAPLHIIKPMGFPIDDRKMRRAGLDYWEKLDVRFYDNLEDFLDKCDGQLHLISKFASKVYSDEHFDDGQRHYFLFGREDKGLPEAFMRKYPEKALRIPMNDEHVRSLNLSNTVCMIVYEALRQQAFEGLELDHVYEHDKLK